Proteins encoded in a region of the Candidatus Moanabacter tarae genome:
- the gnl_2 gene encoding Gluconolactonase — MNLRWIVILGFCLSSFGVGSHVLLASINEVYSDEGIVPKGAELENVFGGGCVLTEGVAVAPDGMVYFSDITFSSVCRDENGAIEAGHIWKFNPLTGNISVFRSPSGMTNGIKFDASGDMITAEGADFGGRRLVRTDMESGKSYIVAGFYQGRRLNSPNDIAIDIKGRIYFSDPRYLGHEPIDQAVFGVYRVDLDGSVHLIVTDAGKPNGIAISPDQKTLYVVSNDNGTTDFQRITAGTSVRKGRMALLAYDLNEDGNALFRSVLIDYYPHDGPDGLAVDVFGNVYVAVRDLTRPGIGIYSPKGDEIGYINTEVPTNVGFGRGEDRDMLYITAGRSLYRVRLNTQGYHLPTAK, encoded by the coding sequence ATGAATTTGCGATGGATTGTTATCCTTGGATTCTGTCTCTCCAGTTTTGGAGTGGGATCTCATGTTTTGCTGGCGTCGATTAACGAAGTTTATAGCGATGAAGGGATCGTTCCAAAGGGCGCGGAATTAGAGAATGTTTTTGGAGGGGGTTGTGTTCTTACAGAGGGCGTGGCCGTTGCACCAGATGGGATGGTTTATTTTAGCGATATCACTTTCTCAAGTGTGTGTCGGGATGAGAATGGTGCGATCGAAGCCGGACATATATGGAAGTTCAATCCATTAACCGGAAATATTTCAGTTTTCCGTTCCCCGAGTGGTATGACAAATGGAATTAAGTTCGACGCTAGTGGAGACATGATTACAGCGGAGGGTGCGGACTTCGGAGGGAGACGCCTTGTCAGGACCGATATGGAATCAGGGAAGAGTTATATTGTCGCTGGGTTTTATCAGGGAAGACGGTTGAATTCACCTAATGATATTGCTATCGATATTAAAGGTAGAATCTATTTTAGCGATCCCAGATATTTGGGTCACGAACCCATTGATCAGGCTGTTTTTGGGGTCTATCGTGTAGATCTAGATGGTTCGGTTCATCTCATCGTAACTGACGCCGGAAAACCAAACGGGATCGCTATCTCTCCGGATCAAAAAACTCTTTACGTAGTAAGTAACGACAATGGGACTACTGATTTTCAACGCATTACTGCAGGCACATCAGTACGTAAAGGAAGGATGGCCCTACTAGCATATGATCTTAACGAAGATGGGAATGCACTTTTTAGAAGCGTTTTGATTGATTACTATCCTCATGATGGTCCGGATGGTTTGGCTGTTGATGTTTTTGGAAATGTTTATGTCGCGGTTCGCGATTTAACAAGACCTGGAATCGGTATTTATTCTCCAAAGGGCGATGAAATCGGTTACATTAATACCGAGGTCCCGACTAATGTGGGATTTGGAAGGGGAGAGGACAGAGATATGCTCTACATCACTGCAGGACGGAGTCTATACCGGGTAAGGTTGAATACACAAGGGTATCATTTGCCCACGGCTAAATAG
- a CDS encoding 6-deoxy-6-sulfogluconolactonase, giving the protein MMKETVVDPEVVVMKRSRIGEGAIWDIKKSLLYWVDILSGEVCIFNPTTGENRIIQTCQAVGTVVPRASGGLLVALHNGIASINLETEKLTLLADPEWDIPSNRFNDGKCDPAGRFWAGTMEFSGEIGKGALYCFDTEGVVTKKVSPVSISNGIIWSGDHKTMYYIDTLLDNVRAWDFDVETGEISNERVVIENQGSGHFDGMSIDEEGMLWIAMAGGWAVRRFDPGSGRQLESLKLPVSIVTSCAFGGENLDELYITSIGDGFSDEQWKEEPLAGSLLRIKAPVRGVPSFSYEG; this is encoded by the coding sequence ATGATGAAAGAGACCGTTGTTGATCCAGAGGTGGTTGTAATGAAGCGATCGCGAATTGGAGAGGGTGCGATATGGGATATAAAAAAGAGCCTTCTTTATTGGGTTGATATTCTTTCCGGGGAAGTTTGCATATTCAACCCAACTACCGGAGAGAATCGAATTATTCAAACTTGTCAGGCAGTTGGAACGGTTGTTCCGAGGGCGAGTGGAGGGTTGCTAGTCGCTTTACATAATGGTATTGCTTCGATAAATCTCGAAACCGAAAAGTTAACTCTTTTAGCAGATCCCGAATGGGATATCCCGTCTAATCGGTTCAACGACGGGAAGTGCGATCCTGCTGGTCGTTTCTGGGCGGGGACGATGGAATTTAGCGGAGAGATTGGAAAGGGCGCATTATACTGTTTTGATACTGAGGGTGTGGTAACGAAAAAGGTTAGTCCGGTTTCTATTTCCAACGGCATTATTTGGAGTGGCGATCATAAGACTATGTATTATATCGACACTCTTTTGGATAATGTTCGAGCTTGGGACTTTGATGTAGAGACAGGAGAAATTTCGAATGAAAGAGTTGTGATCGAAAACCAAGGTTCCGGGCACTTTGATGGAATGTCTATTGACGAGGAAGGGATGCTTTGGATTGCAATGGCTGGAGGATGGGCAGTAAGGCGCTTTGATCCAGGGAGTGGGCGTCAATTAGAAAGTCTGAAACTACCGGTCAGTATTGTTACTTCGTGTGCCTTCGGTGGCGAAAATCTGGACGAACTTTACATTACTTCTATAGGCGACGGATTCTCAGATGAGCAATGGAAGGAAGAACCATTAGCAGGGTCTCTCTTGCGAATAAAAGCTCCAGTGCGAGGCGTGCCTAGTTTTTCCTATGAAGGGTAG